The following DNA comes from Pirellulales bacterium.
AGCTCCAACCCTCTGCAGTTCCTCGATTGTGGTTATCCCGCATTCCCTGAGGCAGCGTCCACTAGCAGGACCGATATTTCGGAGTTCTTCGATAGGTTGCGTCATCGAAGGGATTGCGACAGTGCGGAATAACGGCATGGATGCTATCGTTAATAGGAAAACTCCGTCCGCCAATAATACATTTTTATACTGGCATTTTAGACATTACTTTCTATTTAAACTATACTTTGACGCTCTTGACAGACGGAAAAAAATGCATATTGGCCCAGAATCATTTTATTGAATATTCCCCGTGCAAAATTCTTGATTATCGGCAAGGTTCTAATTAAATTTAGCGTCTGGCAGGGGATCGCTCAAATTTTCCACTCATGTTTCTCACAACCGGGAAAGGGACGCTCATGAACCACACCACATTTCGTTCTTGCTGGGTCGCGGCTTGGGTTTTTTGCTGCGCGCTGGTCGTTAGCCCGGCTTGGGGCACCATTTTACTTTTTGACAATGACCCGGATTTTACTAATTTTGGCATCCTCCCCGTCAACTACGGCGACAATGTCAACGCCTTGACCATGGGCACCTTTAACTATGGCCTGGGGAAAGGATTTACCCCCAATATTGCCTTGGATTACCGCACCCTGGATATCGCAGGCGGAAACAGCGCCACCCTCAATAACTACCTGACCACCTGGACGACAGGCTACAACGAGTTGATCGGCGTCGCGTATCCAACCGAGCCAACCAGTACTGGTGAAATCGCTTTTGTGCCCGAGCCTGGCTATGCCGTGCGACTCAATAGCTTTCAAGTGGGAAATTGGAGCTTTTTTGCTAAAAATCAGCACGCACGCTTATATGACGAGGATTACAACTTACTACAGACCTACCCGCTAGCGCTGCCTGGAAGCGGCAGCGGCTCGTCTGTCTTGGTAACCCCCAACTACACCCACGGGGGTAAATTAATCTTGCAATTTGGCTTGGACTGGAATGTGGGCATTGACAATGTGAATTTTGACCAGATTGTGATCCCTGAACCGAGTGTGGTGGCGGGTTTGGTGGTCCTGGTAATCTTTGCCAGCTACTGCCGTTTGCGACGAATGACCTGATTCATGCGCATTCCCATGATTTGCCATAA
Coding sequences within:
- a CDS encoding PEP-CTERM sorting domain-containing protein (PEP-CTERM proteins occur, often in large numbers, in the proteomes of bacteria that also encode an exosortase, a predicted intramembrane cysteine proteinase. The presence of a PEP-CTERM domain at a protein's C-terminus predicts cleavage within the sorting domain, followed by covalent anchoring to some some component of the (usually Gram-negative) cell surface. Many PEP-CTERM proteins exhibit an unusual sequence composition that includes large numbers of potential glycosylation sites. Expression of one such protein has been shown restore the ability of a bacterium to form floc, a type of biofilm.), with product MNHTTFRSCWVAAWVFCCALVVSPAWGTILLFDNDPDFTNFGILPVNYGDNVNALTMGTFNYGLGKGFTPNIALDYRTLDIAGGNSATLNNYLTTWTTGYNELIGVAYPTEPTSTGEIAFVPEPGYAVRLNSFQVGNWSFFAKNQHARLYDEDYNLLQTYPLALPGSGSGSSVLVTPNYTHGGKLILQFGLDWNVGIDNVNFDQIVIPEPSVVAGLVVLVIFASYCRLRRMT